From Coffea arabica cultivar ET-39 chromosome 2e, Coffea Arabica ET-39 HiFi, whole genome shotgun sequence, the proteins below share one genomic window:
- the LOC140036745 gene encoding zinc finger CCCH domain-containing protein 19-like has protein sequence MGDDGETFSSNINKPSPEQASEKQIIEEKKLIGEEEIDNAEQCEFVPNSDDSNVPCKESEVLALGAELESQVVALEKEASLEGRLEGAEDMHGAVAADVVAEAKVEAEVVVGGGERLVAEEVLVAESNVEFLEEKIGGENSDIHSGEKSVMDAEAHLQVLAEETPVWDVDAELEKVVGGGENVSAIIDHTLSGSAVVAAEEVEGMIEPVDFPEATAGDEEKNVSLAGDVREAKEVVEPGNLVVEEAAAGDDEKNASVVGAQSVAAVDEAKKVIQTGDIQVEEATVGDEGKDASILGVKSVAAVGEVEEVKEVVETGEFEVENTTVGDAGKDASNIAISSQLDSAESVAARSNDVVVDEAVAMVGGEKPPARPDNLQSSPNESVTVEQDAEMAVIPVESSAVVTGEEKEELPDGKEAMVDEIVKTEIKVDMEISTSAAEVTEGENIMGSHGLQLDDNEPPNSAKEEVDKEISISEETGIVGDAAMNDIKKMEDSKSGVAEEESLVANAEMDEKKQMAAPENSVPNDLEFVGQQSVVTVSIEQNKENIQEEGIPTADTEMEKKIEAEMEKEIEAEMVTTRVSDVESNAKIDDSVSVPQDEEDEDVVAEEGSALAETELETETDVGESSKAAGEKRKRGKNSKNLTNSKIGGRAQKLMDEDVCFICFDGGDLVLCDRRGCPKAYHPSCVNRDEAFFRAKGKWNCGWHICSTCQKNAYYMCLTCPFALCKGCVKDAVFLCVRGNKGFCETCMRIVKLIESDDKDTNNVQIDFDDKSSWEYLFKDYYTDLKSKLCISSAEIAKAKNPWKGSDVSAGKVGSPEAAVVTCNAGGSGTENSGENPEASKPKRKKGKKRLRSVANEEESAGAVVRGGGEDISSPGKTEWASEELLEFVVHMKNGDKSVLSQFDVQALLLEYIRRNKLRDPRKKSQIICDTRLENLFGKPRVGHFEMLKLLESHFLIKEDAYTEDNQGSVVDTEVNQLDVDENAETPTKGNKERKRKIRKKVDNRGTLANRYDYAAIDIHNINLIYLRRKLMEDLIEDIDEFQHKVIGTFVRIRISGNTQKQDLYRLVQVVGTSKAAEPYKVGKRTTDMMLEILNLNKTEIVSIDTISNQDFTEEECKRLRQSIKCGLLNRMTVGDILDKAMEIQAARVNDWLESETLRLSHLRDRASDMGRRKELRECVEKLQILKTPEERLRRLEEIPKIHSDPKMDPNHESEEDDSDTDDNRREVFQKTSNSGFTRRGRAPISPRSDYSPKDSHNGGNFSDKNREPNRTIFSKNLSIASEDASDNQSGSMVNEDLWNQGREKNREELNNLVNLSQHTKSDIAGFNSMASVNLSVSLPAKEAETVVKINETQKAWHYQDPSGKVQGPFSMAQLRKWSNTGYFPADLRIWRAIEKQDESILLTDALAGKLHKETSGDSKFVAASGKTSETSLLLSRENSFGERSNGDQHREAQTFHLDISKGLIAPPAEVPILSTEKWTRTNLSNLPSPTPKHSNTVETGEHGGTLIGGTSYAGGIQSPAAALPQLGNLPSVHGSVLNSREQLMNSLENDSVVSGIRFGQATNSEQNILGSVNSSQIPSLAATGEPRTLEEHGHHPAQTNGSHPIQSGNNQTPRIESHGWLGPPTQKVEPSNFVPMPGQSHGYGPWGVISPQAQNPTGNFATTGAPALPQPEFWGPPAQSNQPNMQTPAMPNLAWGTGLIENNSSASVLRSENSSTGWAPVQTNPNMGWTGVAPGTTNISWGATVQVPAPGSANHGWASASGNVGSSVQGQMPSNVISGWVAAPGNSGVQGMVLGGANPGWIAPGGNVGSAVQVPVPGNGWAMQTGNQGAPVQVAPSGNTSQGWGAPPGNQGTWGSSGQKDKGSQVGDSGFGDSRPKGPQVGDSGYGNRRPWNRQSSFGSRGRGPYNAPRGVLCPYNTNGKCRKGSHCNYIHEG, from the exons ATGGGAGACGATGGAGAAACGTTTTCGTCGaatataaataaaccctcgccTGAACAAGCTAGTGAAAAGCAGATAATCGAAGAGAAAAAATTGATTGGTGAAGAAGAAATAGACAACGCCGAACAATGTGAATTTGTTCCTAATTCAGATGACTCAAATGTGCCATGTAAAGAGAGCGAAGTGTTGGCGCTAGGTGCCGAATTGGAGAGCCAGGTGGTGGCACTGGAGAAGGAGGCCTCCTTAGAAGGCAGACTCGAAGGGGCAGAGGACATGCATGGAGCGGTCGCGGCGGATGTTGTTGCCGAAGCCAAAGTGGAGGCCGAGGTGGTTGTTGGTGGTGGAGAGAGATTGGTAGCGGAGGAAGTTCTAGTGGCGGAGTCAAACGTGGAGTTTTTGGAGGAAAAGATTGGTGGAGAGAACTCTGATATTCATAGTGGCGAGAAATCGGTGATGGATGCAGAAGCCCACTTGCAGGTGCTGGCAGAGGAAACTCCTGTCTGGGACGTTGACGCGGAATTGGAGAAGGTGGTGGGCGGAGGGGAAAATGTTTCTGCTATCATTGATCATACGCTTTCCGGTTCTGCAGTGGTTGCGGCTGAAGAGGTCGAAGGAATGATTGAGCCAGTGGACTTTCCAGAGGCGACTGCAGGTGATGAAGAGAAGAATGTTTCTCTCGCTGGCGACGTCAGGGAGGCCAAAGAAGTGGTTGAGCCAGGGAACTTAGTAGTAGAGGAGGCAGCTGCAGGTGATGATGAGAAGAATGCCTCCGTTGTAGGTGCTCAGTCGGTGGCTGCAGTTGACGAGGCCAAAAAAGTGATTCAGACAGGGGACATTCAAGTGGAGGAGGCAACTGTTGGTGATGAAGGGAAGGATGCCTCTATACTAGGTGTCAAGTCTGTGGCTGCTGTTGGAGAGGTTGAAGAGGTCAAAGAAGTGGTTGAGACAGGGGAATTTGAAGTGGAGAACACAACTGTAGGTGATGCAGGGAAGGATGCATCTAACATAGCTATTTCTTCCCAACTTGATAGTGCCGAATCTGTTGCTGCAAGGAGCAATGATGTGGTGGTTGACGAAGCTGTGGCCATGGTTGGAGGAGAAAAGCCGCCTGCTCGGCCAGACAATTTGCAATCAAGCCCTAATGAATCAGTCACAGTTGAGCAAGATGCAGAAATGGCGGTGATACCCGTGGAATCTTCTGCAGTGGTGACAGGAGAGGAGAAAGAGGAGTTACCTGACGGTAAAGAAGCAATGGTAGATGAGATTGTGAAAACCGAGATTAAGGTGGACATGGAGATATCCACTTCGGCCGCTGAGGTAACTGAAGGTGAAAATATTATGGGTTCACATGGTTTACAATTGGATGATAATGAACCTCCAAATTCAGCTAAAGAAGAGGTGGATAAAGAGATAAGTATTAGTGAGGAGACAGGTATTGTAGGCGACGCAGCAATGAATGacataaaaaaaatggaagatagtAAGAGTGGGGTGGCGGAGGAGGAAAGTCTTGTAGCCAATGCGGAGATGGATGAAAAGAAGCAAATGGCAGCACCTGAAAATTCTGTGCCAAATGATTTGGAGTTTGTTGGTCAACAGTCAGTGGTTACAGTTAGTATTGAGCAAAATAAGGAAAATattcaagaggaggggattCCAACTGCGGACACTGAAATGGAGAAGAAGATTGAGGCTGAAATGGAGAAAGAGATTGAGGCTGAAATGGTGACTACTAGGGTTAGTGATGTTGAGTCCAATGCTAAAATAGATGATTCAGTGTCTGTTCCACAAGACGAGGAAGATGAAGACGTGGTTGCTGAGGAGGGATCTGCTCTGGCGGAGACGGAATTGGAAACTGAAACAGATGTTGGGGAGTCAAGCAAGGCTGCTGGAGAGAAGCGCAAGAGGGGGAAGAATTCTAAAAATTTGACTAATTCTAAAATTGGAGGAAGAGCTCAAAAGCTAATGGATGAGGATGTTTGTTTCATTTGCTTTGATGGGGGGGACCTTGTGCTGTGTGACCGGCG GGGTTGCCCCAAGGCATATCATCCTTCTTGTGTTAATCGGGATGAGGCATTCTTCCGTGCAAAGGGCAAATGGAATTGTG gTTGGCATATTTGTAGCACTTGTCAAAAGAATGCCTATTACATGTGTCTTACCTGTCCTTTTGCCTTGTGCAAAGGATGTGTGAAAGATGCTGTTTTCTTATGTGTCCGAGGAAATAAAGGCTTTTGTGAGACATGCATGAGGATTGTCAAGCTAATTGAAAGCGATGACAAAGACACTAACAAt GTTcagattgattttgatgataaGAGTAGCTGGGAGTATCTCTTCAAGGATTACTACACagatttgaaatccaaattgtGTATATCATCAGCTGAAATTGCCAAGGCCAAAAATCCCTGGAAGGGTTCTGATGTATCAGCAGGCAAGGTAGGGTCACCTGAGGCTGCTGTAGTAACTTGCAATGCTGGAGGTTCTGGTACAGAAAATTCTGGTGAGAATCCTGAAGCGAGTAAACCAAAGAGGAAAAAGGGTAAGAAACGGTTAAGATCTGTTGCTAATGAAGAGGAATCTGCTGGTGCGGTTGTGAGAGGAGGTGGTGAAGACATTTCTTCACCAGGCAAGACTGAATGGGCATCGGAAGAACTTCTGGAATTTGTTGTGCACATGAAAAATGGTGATAAATCTGTTCTGTCTCAATTTGATGTTCAGGCTCTCCTGCTTGAATATATCAGAAGGAACAAACTTCGTGATCCTCGCAAGAAAAGTCAAATTATTTGCGATACGAGACTTGAAAATCTTTTCGGAAAGCCCCGTGTCGGTCATTTTGAAATGTTAAAACTCCTTGAATCTCACTTTCTTATTAAAGAGGATGCTTATACGGAGGATAATCAAGGGAGTGTTGTTGATACTGAAGTGAACCAGCTGGATGTTGATGAGAATGCTGAAACACCTACAAAGGGGAATAAAGAGAGGAAacgaaaaataagaaaaaaggtTGACAATAGAGGAACTTTAGCTAACCGTTATGACTATGCAGCAATTGATATTCATAATATTAACTTAATTTACTTGCGGCGAAAGTTGATGGAAGACCTTATTGAAGATATTGACGAGTTCCAGCACAAAGTTATTGGTACTTTTGTGCGAATAAGAATTTCTGGTAACACTCAAAAACAGGACCTTTACAGGCTGGTGCAAGTTGTGG GTACGAGCAAAGCGGCTGAGCCGTATAAAGTTGGCAAAAGGACAACTGATATGATGTTGGAGATATTAAATTTAAACAAGACAGAGATTGTATCCATTGATACAATTTCTAATCAAGACTTCACTGAG GAAGAATGCAAGCGACTACGCCAAAGTATAAAATGTGGACTACTTAACAGAATGACTGTG GGTGACATTCTTGACAAGGCCATGGAAATACAGGCAGCTAGAGTGAATGAT TGGCTGGAGTCAGAAACACTCCGACTTAGTCATCTTCGTGATCGAGCAAGTGATATGGGGCGTAGAAAGGA GCTTAGAGAATGTGTCGAGAAATTGCAGATTCTGAAGACACCTGAGGAGCGCTTGCGTAGATTAGAGGAAATTCCAAAAATACATTCTGATCCTAAAATGGatccaaatcatgagtcagAGGAAGATGACAGTGATACTGATGATAATAGACGAG AAGTTTTCCAGAAAACCAGTAACTCTGGCTTTACCAGGCGTGGAAGGGCACCAATTTCTCCTCGGAGCGATTATTCTCCTAAAGATTCTCATAATGGAGGTAATTTTTCAGACAAGAATCGGGAACCAAACAGAACCATATTCAGTAAAAATTTGTCAATCGCTAGTGAGGATGCCAGTGACAATCAAAGTGGCAGTATGGTGAATGAGGATCTATGGAATCAAGGAAGAGAGAAAAACCGTGAAGAATTGAATAATTTGGTGAATCTCAGTCAACATACTAAGTCTGATATTGCTGGATTTAATTCTATGGCATCAGTAAATTTATCAGTATCTCTCCCAGCTAAGGAAGCAGAAACTGTTGTGAAAATTAATGAGACGCAAAAGGCATGGCATTACCAGGATCCATCTGGGAAAGTTCAAGGACCATTTTCTATGGCGCAGTTGCGTAAATGGAGCAACACTGGATACTTCCCTGCTGATTTGAGAATTTGGAGAGCTATTGAAAAACAAGATGAGTCTATACTTTTGACTGATGCATTGGCTGGAAAGCTCCACAAGGAGACCTCAGGAGACAGTAAATTTGTAGCAGCATCTGGGAAAACTTCTGAAACATCCTTGCTTCTATCTCGAGAAAATTCATTTGGAGAAAGATCAAATGGTGATCAGCATCGTGAGgctcaaacttttcatttggaCATATCAAAGGGCTTAATTGCTCCACCTGCTGAGGTCCCGATACTTTCTACAGAAAAGTGGACCAGGACTAACTTGTCTAATCTTCCTTCTCCCACTCCAAAACATAGTAATACAGTTGAGACTGGAGAACATGGGGGTACTCTCATTGGTGGAACTTCATATGCTGGTGGCATCCAATCACCTGCTGCAGCTTTGCCACAGCTCGGGAATCTTCCTTCTGTGCATGGTTCAGTTCTTAATTCCAGGGAGCAGTTAATGAACAGTCTTGAAAATGATTCTGTTGTTTCTGGTATTAGGTTTGGTCAAGCTACTAATTCTGAACAGAATATTTTAGGTTCTGTTAATTCTTCACAAATTCCCTCATTAGCTGCAACAGGGGAACCACGTACACTGGAGGAGCACGGCCATCATCCTGCTCAAACCAATGGTTCTCATCCAATTCAATCTGGAAATAATCAGACTCCTCGCATTGAAAGTCATGGTTGGTTGGGGCCTCCTACTCAAAAGGTTGAACCAAGTAATTTTGTTCCTATGCCTGGACAATCCCATGGTTATGGTCCCTGGGGTGTTATTTCACCTCAAGCTCAGAATCCCACTGGCAATTTTGCAACCACAGGTGCTCCTGCTTTGCCTCAGCCTGAGTTTTGGGGCCCTCCAGCTCAGAGTAATCAACCTAATATGCAGACCCCGGCAATGCCCAATCTAGCTTGGGGCACAGGCCTGATAGAGAACAACTCTTCTGCTTCGGTGTTGAGATCTGAGAATTCAAGTACAGGCTGGGCGCCGGTTCAAACAAACCCAAACATGGGTTGGACTGGGGTAGCACCAGGAACTACAAACATTAGTTGGGGAGCTACTGTTCAAGTGCCGGCTCCTGGTAGTGCAAATCATGGTTGGGCTAGCGCTTCGGGGAATGTAGGATCTTCCGTCCAAGGGCAGATGCCAAGTAATGTAATTTCTGGGTGGGTTGCAGCACCTGGGAACTCTGGAGTTCAGGGAATGGTCCTTGGGGGTGCAAACCCTGGTTGGATTGCTCCAGGTGGGAATGTTGGATCTGCTGTTCAAGTTCCAGTACCAGGGAATGGATGGGCGATGCAAACTGGAAATCAAGGGGCTCCTGTTCAAGTGGCACCATCAGGGAACACAAGCCAAGGTTGGGGTGCTCCACCTGGGAACCAGGGAACATGGGGGAGTTCGGGTCAAAAGGACAAAGGGTCTCAGGTAGGCGATTCTGGTTTTGGTGACAGCAGGCCCAAGGGTCCTCAGGTTGGAGATTCTGGTTATGGAAATCGCAGGCCATGGAATAGGCAGTCATCTTTTGGCAGTAGAGGACGAGGACCTTACAATGCTCCCAGAGGCGTACTGTGTCCATACAATACGAATGGGAAGTGTAGGAAAGGGTCTCATTGTAATTATATTCATGAAGGGTGA